A region from the Mercenaria mercenaria strain notata chromosome 7, MADL_Memer_1, whole genome shotgun sequence genome encodes:
- the LOC128558720 gene encoding heavy metal-binding protein HIP-like — protein sequence MESVNKLVFTLYLLFQTFSIQVGAANAEAEPQCESKCNCDLKLLEKIAIMGTELSQFRETIEKQQANMERQQTEIESLQNELTGLRPKPAIAFLAELTTSMSGSSFRVYFRNVKLNLGNAYIPHHGLFIAPLNGTYLFAITACSKPSTWIVLELVVENTVVGQILAGDNVYRDCNSKQFVVQLKAGNDAFIQHGDGSFLEAYTNPSFMGVLLQAN from the exons ATGGAAAGTGTCAATAAACTAGTATTTACTTTATATcttttgtttcaaacattttcGATACAAGTTGGCGCTGCTAATGCCGAGGCGGAACCACAGTGCGAATCAAAATGTAACTGTGACCTCAAACTACTGGAGAAAATTGCCATAATGGGAACGGAATTGTCGCAGTTCAGAGAAACAATTGAGAAGCAACAAGCAAACATGGAACGACAACAAACGGAAATcgaaagtcttcaaaatgaactgACAG GACTGAGACCAAAGCCGGCGATTGCCTTCCTCGCAGAGCTGACAACTTCAATGTCAGGGTCAAGTTTCCGCGTCTACTTCCGGAACGTGAAACTGAATCTGGGGAACGCTTACATACCACATCATGGGCTATTTATAGCTCCACTCAATGGTACATATCTGTTTGCCATTACTGCATGTTCTAAACCAAGTACATGGATTGTACTTGAACTTGTTGTCGAGAATACTGTTGTTGGTCAAATTTTGGCTGGAGACAACGTCTACAGAGACTGCAACTCAAAACAATTTGTTGTACAGCTTAAAGCAGGCAATGATGCTTTCATTCAGCATGGAGATGGGAGCTTTCTTGAAGCCTACACAAATCCGTCATTCATGGGCGTACTTTTACAAGCAAATTAA